A single region of the Procambarus clarkii isolate CNS0578487 chromosome 59, FALCON_Pclarkii_2.0, whole genome shotgun sequence genome encodes:
- the LOC138353732 gene encoding filaggrin-2-like: MSLKSLGRPGELITFLDWGYCSLGRGYSGFGRVLQWLWTGATVGLDGGYSGFGRVLQWVWTGATVALDGGYSGFGRGLQWLWTGATAALDGDYSGFGRVLQWVWTGATVALDGCYSGFGRGLWTGATAALDGCYSGFGRGYSGFGRGLQRLWTGTTAALDGCYSGFGRGLQWLWTGDYSGFGRGLQWLWTGLQRLWTGATAALDGATAALDGRYSGFGRGLQRLWTGITVALDGRYSGFGWGLQRLWTGDYSGFGRETTAALDGRYSDFGRGLQWLWTGATAGLDGGYSGFGRVDYSGFGRKTTAALDGDYSGFERGLQWLWTGITVTLDGDYSSFGRGLQRLWTGATAALEW; the protein is encoded by the coding sequence ATGTCTCTGAAGTCATTAGGACGACCAGGAGAACTGATCACGTTCTTGGACTGGGGCTATTGCAGCCTTGGACGGGGCTACAGCGGCTTTGGACGGGTGCTACAGTGGCTTTGGACGGGTGCTACAGTGGGTTTGGACGGGGGCTACAGTGGCTTTGGACGGGTGCTACAGTGGGTTTGGACGGGGGCTACAGTGGCTTTGGACGGGGGCTACAGCGGCTTTGGACGGGGGCTACAGTGGCTTTGGACGGGGGCTACAGCGGCTTTGGACGGGGACTACAGCGGCTTTGGACGGGTGCTACAGTGGGTTTGGACGGGGGCTACAGTGGCTTTGGACGGGTGCTACAGTGGGTTTGGACGGGGGCTTTGGACGGGGGCTACAGCGGCTTTGGACGGGTGCTACAGTGGCTTTGGACGGGGCTACAGTGGCTTTGGACGGGGACTACAGCGGCTTTGGACGGGGACTACAGCGGCTTTGGACGGGTGCTACAGTGGGTTTGGACGGGGACTACAGTGGCTTTGGACGGGAGACTACAGCGGCTTTGGACGGGGGCTACAGTGGCTTTGGACGGGGCTACAGCGGCTTTGGACGGGCGCTACAGCGGCTTTGGACGGGGCTACAGCGGCTTTGGACGGGCGCTACAGCGGCTTTGGACGGGGGCTACAGCGGCTTTGGACGGGGATTACAGTGGCTTTGGACGGGCGCTACAGCGGGTTTGGATGGGGGCTACAGCGGCTTTGGACGGGAGACTACAGCGGCTTTGGACGGGAGACTACAGCGGCTTTGGACGGGCGCTACAGCGACTTTGGACGGGGATTACAGTGGCTTTGGACGGGCGCTACAGCGGGTTTGGATGGGGGCTACAGCGGCTTTGGACGGGTAGACTACAGCGGCTTTGGACGGAAGACTACAGCGGCTTTGGACGGGGACTACAGCGGCTTTGAACGGGGACTACAGTGGCTTTGGACGGGGATTACAGTGACTTTGGACGGGGACTACAGCAGCTTTGGACGGGGACTACAGCGGCTTTGGACGGGCGCTACAGCGGCTTTGGAATGGTGA
- the LOC123768344 gene encoding uncharacterized protein DKFZp434B061-like, protein MVPGRQSREVQGNEDECQEWRCLEQLFVQSCSHLNDSDLRQFPSEHDLKQSPQAVPFKQFPSSSSLQAVPLKQFPFKQFPSSSSPQAVPFKQFPLSSSLQAVPLKQFPSSSSLQAVPPQAVPLKQFPSSSSPSSSSPQAVPLKQFPSSSPLQAVPLKQSPSSSSPSSSSPQAVPFKQFPLKQFPSSSSPQAVPLKQFPSSSSPQAVPFKQFPSSSSPQAVPFKQFPSSSSPQAVPLKQFPSSSSPQAVSPQAVPFKQFPSSSSPQAVPSSSSLQAVPLKQFPSSSSLQAVPLKQFPSSSSLQAVPFKQFPSSSSPQAVPFKQFPSSSSSQAVPIKQFPSSSSYQVVPLKQFPSSSSPQAVSLKQFPSSNSLQAVPVWSITSV, encoded by the exons ATGGTTCCTGGACGCCAATCCAGAGAAGTGCAAGGTAATGAGGATGAGTGCCAGGAG TGGAGGTGCCTCGAACAGCTCTTTGTTCAAAGTTGCAGTCACCTGAATGATAGTGACTTGCGTCAGTTCCCCAGTGAACATGACCTCAAGCAGTCCCCTCAAGCAGTTCCCTTCAAGCAGTTCCCCTCAAGCAGTTCCCTTCAAGCAGTTCCCCTCAAGCAGTTCCCCTTCAAGCAGTTCCCCTCAAGCAGTTCCCCTCAAGCAGTTCCCTTCAAGCAGTTCCCCTTAAGCAGTTCCCTTCAAGCAGTTCCCCTCAAGCAGTTCCCCTCAAGCAGTTCCCTTCAAGCAGTTCCCCCTCAAGCAGTTCCCCTCAAGCAGTTCCCCTCAAGCAGTTCCCCTTCAAGCAGTTCCCCTCAAGCAGTTCCCCTCAAGCAGTTCCCCTCAAGCAGTCCCCTTCAAGCAGTTCCCCTCAAGCAGTCCCCTTCAAGCAGTTCCCCCTCAAGCAGTTCCCCTCAAGCAGTTCCCTTCAAGCAGTTCCCCCTCAAGCAGTTCCCCTCAAGCAGTTCCCCTCAAGCAGTTCCCCTCAAGCAGTTCCCTTCAAGCAGTTCCCCTCAAGCAGTTCCCTTCAAGCAGTTCCCCTCAAGCAGTTCCCCTCAAGCAGTTCCCTTCAAGCAGTTCCCCTCAAGCAGTTCCCCTCAAGCAGTTCCCCTCAAGCAGTTCCCCTCAAGCAGTTCCCCTCAAGCAGTTTCCCCTCAAGCAGTTCCCTTCAAGCAGTTCCCTTCAAGCAGTTCCCCTCAAGCAGTCCCCTCAAGCAGTTCCCTTCAAGCAGTTCCCCTCAAGCAGTTCCCCTCAAGCAGTTCCCTTCAAGCAGTTCCCCTCAAGCAGTTCCCCTCAAGCAGTTCCCTTCAAGCAGTTCCCTTCAAGCAGTTCCCCTCAAGCAGTTCCCCTCAAGCAGTTCCCTTCAAGCAGTTCCCCTCAAGCAGTTCCTCTCAAGCAGTTCCCATCAAGCAGTTCCCCTCAAGCAGTTCCTATCAAG